The DNA window TAAACGTTGCTTGTctttaaactgtttttcattctttaattatCTTGATTGCATGCAAAAATTATGGCATTTCAAACTTTTGAGTTAGAATTTTGGTTTATATTATCttcaatatgattttattttaatcagttcAGTACTTTTGGAACATTGCCTGTTGATGTTGTTTAACTCAACATATGGGTTTCATCTGGTACTCTTCATGGTTATCATTAGGCCTGTGCATTATGCAAGTACTATGCTCCTCGTATTTCtgacacacacacagaaacaaacaaatggaatTTGTTTCTGACATCCAAGGTTGTTGACACTCTTTCACAGGATTATTCAATACTTTAGTGCTGACTGGAGACACTCTTATGTAATATTACTGTCATTCTGTACCAAGTGGTTGGTTCCACTTTGTCTTTGGTGCCAAGATTCTTGTCTTTCTCCATTTGTTACTTTAGTGAGGCTGCCCCATCTTGTGAGTGTTTCCATGTTGTTGATTCTATATTTGGTTATCCTTCTAGTTCCCTCTTTGCAATGCAGATCATATAGTCCATTTTCTGTATGTTATTACGTGTATTATATAGTtatgtctgttttgttttctttttctcttgtCCAAAATTCCTCTTTTAATAGCTGGCTATCATGCATTGAAGAGACAATTTCATCATTTTGTCATTCTTATGGATATGGGAAATTGGTAGCCAGTTTTCTGTCTGTCTCTCAAGATGTACTCTTGTGTTTTCTCACTCTGTAGTATAACTCTTTTTGTTGGTGGATAATCCATTCAAAATCTTAGTTGCTTTCTCGTCATTCTAATTTACTTGCTTTTGGCTTCGTTCAGTTTGCCTACAATGGTCAAACATTCAGCTGTTAGCTATTTCCTTCATATTGTGTCCATTGGAATTtggttgttggttatatatttaaACCCTGTTGtttcattactttactttatggACATTTGGTCTCTACCCCTTTCCTTTACCATGTTGCTATAACATTGGGAACTAGCTAACATGATTTTAAAGAAGTATACACAATTCATCTAGTGCTCAGAAACTTCTATCACACAGCTAATTAATAATTTAGATAAAACCAGAGTGATCTGTAGCAGTTCTGGGTTTTAAACATCACATTCATTATCGATTATTTCAATTAGCAGTAATTTTAAgtcttatttattatattttaaagaatgtttatattcaattttattatcagTTATTTGATAGTCTTTTCAAAGTATTGTATTGTGAttaccttttattgtattataactaACTTTTCTACATCTTAAATTGTATTcattaaaattttagtaaaattttgaTTAAACTTTTAGCATGTAATaagtaatatacattaaaataataatattttaaaattagtatagAATTATGACTTAGCTctcttattgtttttaaactgatttcTAGTAGGTATTGTTTATTAGAGAACAACAAAAGAAAGGCAACTAATAGAATGAGACTAActgaaaattttgtgaaaatttctacattgaaataaaaagGTAGAAAATACACGGGATGCCTATGTACTAGAAATAAATATACTAGCTTTGGAGGAAAGTTAATTATAAgtcaaaacagtttatttttagtgaaaaatacaggcagtgaaaattaatttaacttcATTGGTACATTATTCAAAGGTGCATTGTAATAGTAATAAGCATTTACACTATTATATTCCCTTATTGCAGTAACTTTccataataaaacatgttattttctaTAGGCATTGTTgaagaattagttttattttattttttttaaggttGAAAGACAAATCCACATGCAAAATATTATGAGAGAAAAAATGATGGCCATGCAGATAGCACGTGCAAGAGAATTGTTTTACTGGTTTGGGTCATTTTACCTGATTGCCTGTACAGGAATGTTacttgggtaaaaaaaaaaaattcagttataaTTCTAGTATCAATCTCAATTAATGGTTTCACTAGTAATTTGACTTACTGTTTTTAACAGCTAAATAACAGtagatattttacattttctagaATCCATATCTGAAATGTTTGTTCAAGATGTCAAGGACTTGATGTCCTAAAACAAAAGTTGTAACAGAAACAAATTTTCACTGTAGGAGTTAAACCTTTGTAAATTTCCAGCTGTGTAGTTAGTtagctttttttttcacattaaatatcatttttgttttcttgtctttccATCCCTTTTCTGTTGCATCCTGACAGATGGTAACTTCATACCAGGTTCATAAGTTATGTGTTTCTGTAGACTTTCTAATATTAGTTATGAATATCAAGTGTCCAGTAAGCCCAATGAAATAGACACATgatacaagtaaaacaaaatttgtctttgccttttatattatttaagataaaatatatttaaattttttcatgTGTATAATATGACAAGGATTTATATCCACAAGAGTTTTTTGTATTACATACATTCAGTCACAGAAAACTTCATAGTAGAACAAAAATTCTGTAATGtaattgaacatttttttttataagtatcaTGATGAAACTTCTTGAATTAACAAGCCAAGGGAGGAAACATAGTATATTACAGAAACAGAATGattcataaaaaagaaaacttaataaaataacatttataaatcatCATAATGTAATTTCTTGTAGCATAGtttgataataagtaagaaaTGTGTATTGCATGGCTGAAATTTACtaaatataattgataaaaacaataaaaaatacttttacgtttctaaaaacatttcagtttaaaatCAGAAGTCTGATTACTGCCATTTTAAGCTGAAAAAGCTTGTGGAGTAGATGTTGAGACTGAAATGACAAATTAAAAAAGGTTAAATGTGgataaagaaactacaaaaagttaattttttggCCTCATCATGTATGTGCTGCTTTTTATAAGTTTTCAGACCATAGATATATACTAAAAAAGATAGTTTATTGTTACTTTCAGAATGATGGAACACCATATTGTAGcttttgatataaaattagaTGAAAGGTCATGAGTGACAACTAATATGgctaaagaaatgtttaaagatGTTTGGCACAAAGTTGGAACCATACAGTGTACTAGCATTTTATATTCAAGTCTACATGTAGTGTTACACCTTGTTTTAATCATATCAGTTTATTAGCATGCAAGTGTAGGTGTGAAACACTGTCCCAAATTGTTTCGTATTATTCCCCGCAGTTTATCCCagttattttatcacattttaacattttatcataTAAGACCATACAGCCTCAAAAATATTCGTATCAAGACCATCTAAAGGCCAAGTCATGACTATGAAGTTCTTATTGGCCATAATGAAGTGTTTCACCAATTTTACTGTAAGCTTAAATTTCAGTACAGTATGTACCTCTTTTTCACAAGATTAGCTCTTCTTATTCAGTGCTGCCTTCTATATGCAAACCTTTTCTTTATGTATACCACAAGCTTTCTGCTCTTCCCTATTGGTATTGTAAGATTCaaacatgtctctcatgcaaatcatcatgtgtcatCACCTCACTGTTAGGAGCATGTTATGCTCAATGACACATACGAGTCCTTCTACACTTCTCTACCAAACtttcacttcttgtttggcaatGTTTGGGTTTGAACatgctcttttgtttgtttactgcttCATGTTTAACTTTGTTTCCTGATGATAtggttgtttttatattagtttacttTCATTCAGCCTGTTTCTTCTATTAGTATCTATCAGTTAATTCCAGTTAATGTGCTTTTTGCACTTAAATTTAGAGAGCCTCTCTGTGCAAGGAATTCCAAAGTTAACATTACCACTTTGGTTATCAGGTGTGGGTGACCCCTGTGGTGGATTTATCTGCTTTTATATGCCAAGATATTGAACATTACATCGAACAAGCTTTGTCCCAGCACATCACCTGGGCTCCTCCAGAACTTATTTTGTACAGGCTAACAAGGACTTCAATAATCTTTTTCCATCTTCAGATTTTGCTTTTTCTATCCATTCTCAATCCAGTGAGTCTGTTGAGCCTAATGTGTTCTTTATGGCTTTTGTGTCGCAAGTTGGTAACATTTTATCCCTTTCTCCTATTTCTTATGCACCTCATCCTTTCTTGTTGTATGAACAATCTTCCCAACCCTTTTTGGTTTTTCCTCCCTCACATGATATTTGAGCTCATACTGATCACTTTGTCTTGAAGTTAAGTAAGGGGATTAGCATCTACAGCCTTTGTAGACTTCAGATGAGTTTGCACTCTATTACTGTTGTGGTAACTATTTATTTTTAGACCAACAGTTGTTAAGTTCCTTTTTACCATTTAAGGGGGTGACTCCTGAATTATCTGTCAGTTTTACTCATGCTCACTGTTTTTCCTTGCATCTTGCCCTTCTCTCCTCCACTTCATCCCATCTATCATTTTAAACTCTGGCATTATGTGGTTTATTTCTTGTTGGGACCTCATAGATTGTGATACCTTATTGGCTTGGGTCTGTTTACCCTTGATATATCTTGTGTATTTATGTATGACTCCATTTTTGAAtcattataattttgatatagTCCTGTAAACTCTTAGAGCCTCTAGTAACATTGATTCAATATTCATACACCCTTACAAATAGTGTAGTCCATTTATCAGTCAGAGCTTCATACGCCTCCAAATACCATTTCCCTTTCTTCCTCTTCCAAGTCCTTACCCATCCCTTCTACTTGAGGTACTTCTTGTCACCTTTCTCAATGATGCAACCTCTGTCACCACCAGTACAGGTGACTGCTAGTGGTTTAAGGTTCCCATCTCTCCTTACCCTGTTTCCTTCCCTCTTCCTTAAGGTCCTGTGACCAGCTGGCATCTGTCAGAAGTGGTAAAGGAATTGCTTTTGTCATAGGTCATTAAACCTGTTCCTTATTCTTTCTAGTGTTTATAATTCCTGTCTTTTTATTATCCCCAAGAAAACCAGGAATTAGCAGCAGGTAGTTGATTTATCTTGCCTCAACCACTTCAACTAATTGCTCCAGTTCACCATGGAGTCTTTTCTCACCCTGAGATGAGTTTTTTTTGGGAGGTTCTGGATGACCAAAATGGATGTCTCCAGTGCTTTTCTACATATGCCAGTATCACCTCAGTTACATctttatatttgatttgtttttctcaGGATGGTTTATCAATTTTGGGCACTCTCCTTTGGACTTgggtcagtcatttactgctccTAAGGTTCTATTACTTTTGGGGATGTGATCATCTATGACATCATTAGTCCCTCTTGGGCATGCCTATGTGGGATCCCTTCAGTGAGTGCTTCATGATTGATGGAACCTTGCTCAGGATTCAATTTCCACCCTCAATTACCTTCCTTTTTTTCCTGCAAGACAATCTGATTTAGAATTTGGATAATGCCCATATATCAGCAAGTATGCTGCTTCCTCCCTGTATCCTGATCTaaattttctcataaatgcaTCCCTTCAGGAATGGGGAGTGGGCATAGATCCATCACCAGGAAGCTTCAGGCAAACAAAAGTGCTTTGCACATCAATGATTTTGAATTTTAGTCATGCATCAAGCATTGCATCATTCTTATTCTTCTCGCCTGACATTGTCTGATGATGGTTCATTCATACAGTTTTATAGTAGTAGCAGATATCAAATGCCAAAGGGACACCCAATCCAGAGATATCTATTTTCAGATGTTGGATGTTTTATACTGGGCCCATACACATCACATTCAGCTTATTGTGTGCAATGTTTTGGGTGCTTTAAATTTGGTTATGGAATGTCTTTTGCTACCTGATTGGATGTATCCCATGAAATGGGCATCAGATCCATTCATTTTCAGGGATCTCTGCCATTGGTGGGATCACCCTGTGTTGATGCCTTTTCTGTGGCCGTCAGCATAAGTTACCTTCATGTGGGTACCTGTACCTCATCCTCGGGCTTTGGCAGTCAATGCCTTCAGCCAAGATTGGTCACACAAGCATCTTTTATGTGTATTTACCCATCTAATTACttcattgtttaatttctgtCACCCACTACACTCTTTGTTGGTTCCTACTGATTGTTCCTTTCTGGCCAGCTCTATCTTGGTTCTTACAGTTACAGTATGGGGATACTTTTGTCATTCCCTCACATTGGCTCCTCCTCCTTACCAATGTGGGATTGTATAATCATGTGAGTGGAAGTAAGGACCATATCAGAAATTATTTTCCTGTACTAAAAttgtatttctgataagtacttTTCATCATTCCTCCATATTTCTCTATTGCTGACATCTTCTGTCAAACTTCAAaatgatagtttggtagaggAATTTAAAGGGAGTCGTGTGCATCACATGAACATGTCTTACTTCTGTTGGTAAGGAGGTGACATGATTTGCTTGAGAAACATGTTGGAATCTTGCAGTTGCAATAAAAGGGGAGCACAAGGCTCATGGaatgcataaagaaaaagtttgaacatagagggcagcactgaatgagaatagctaatcttgcgACAGAGGTGAGTACTTACTGGAAATATACtttcagtatagaaaaattataacattattattttgctgGAAAACTAATACTTGTCTAAGGAACTATGCTCTTGAGAAAACAATAATGGATCACGCTCTACCTGTATTTGTCAGCAGTCAGTGTGCCATAAATTTTGTGCAGATCACTAACATTACTGATTGAGCTTTATGTCCAATCATGTACTAAAACCCCTGTAGATGTAGTAATTTAATGGTGGTGTCCACAATGAACCTTTAAAATgtgtcaaaaatatatatactgaaaaaGTCTTTAGATAGCTGAATACTTATCTCTAATCAGAAATACtgtaaaacaataagaaatgtactgagatgcatttttatttcaagtgggtttcttgtcatcaagaagtGTATTTGACCATCATATATCTTGTAAGAACAAAGAACATCACCtaagatacttaacatcactTTTTGAGAGGTTTGGTTTTCTGTCTCTAACACTATCTGTGCCAGTGACTATATTGTAGCTCATTTTCACATTGTGAAGAAGTGGCATTCTGATAGTATTTGTCTTTTATACCCATTTTCCTCACCTTttccataatttgtttttaatactttgtgtattagaaaaatatttccaCATGGATTGAGTAGTAAATACTACACTATTTTAGTAAGAGTAACTCATAATTTTCCTTTTTAATCTTGGTAGGGTTTTTAGGAAAAAATTTcttacattactatatatatagttttataattatgaaagaGTAGTTAGCTACTGAACCTTTCTTATTAGTCAGTACTGCTTAATGTTTCTCATCAGATTCAAGAAAACTAGAAAACCATCAACTTTGGTACCATTTCTGCCTCTTACCTTCATCATCGGTTATCAAGCAGATATGGCTTATGGCACGAAGTTACACAGAATTAAAGGTATTACATGATTTGATAAAGACAGTCTTGTTTCAtggtaaaatgtttgttaaaatggTTGTCAGTAGCAATAAACAACAGCATTTATGATACCAGAAACTTAGGTGTATGAAgatgtttcaaatatttcatttaacataaatataaagtaCAACCTTCATTTAATTTACCAATTGTCAATGATGTGTGCCAGTGTTAGGGAATTCCATCTGTTATCAGATATCAGTGCaacttggtgtggattcctgtacgtggtaaaGGAACTTCCAGGGAAGATTctatttcagtttacctcctctgggatttaaacatccacccacttgTTTGCCATGCTTGGTGACCCATgaaagggaaggagaggatcctggtggttgaggggtgcAACCCTAACACACCgatttggccttgaattcctgtagatgggcagcctctACAAAGAGTTatacagtaactgactgtattatacaagcagttgctcagtgtattccaaaaaccttgacacatttttcacaatatccttgtctgtggtggaatcttgcctgccacatggcacgggaGGCTTCAAAAACAGGCCTGAGGTACTTTTTGGTAGGTACTCATGGCAGTGCAATAACTCCTGTTGGGTcattcagctggtccacttgggctagggtcaaccaagtaccaatgtttgatgttctcaacaggtgttgtggacattgtatctgatgctggtgtttgggaatAATGCTCataaaacc is part of the Tachypleus tridentatus isolate NWPU-2018 chromosome 4, ASM421037v1, whole genome shotgun sequence genome and encodes:
- the LOC143249303 gene encoding plasminogen receptor (KT) → MGFIMSKPFEENLRKNQEFMKEMQKIQVERQIHMQNIMREKMMAMQIARARELFYWFGSFYLIACTGMLLGFKKTRKPSTLVPFLPLTFIIGYQADMAYGTKLHRIKGEAENILQYENHLVSLPIGIPTLTAVEEARLHHSKEESLQKAHEVFL